In the Eretmochelys imbricata isolate rEreImb1 chromosome 20, rEreImb1.hap1, whole genome shotgun sequence genome, GCAAACATGGGGCCAGCTGCCGCCTCTGCTGTGCTTTTACCTCCATGTTGAACTGACGCTCCAGGTGCCAAGTGCTGACAGCTGAGGGCTGTTAACTCGCGATGATCCTCTGTTCTACTACAGACACCCTACAATAGACTGGCTCCCAGGGGTTTGTCGGGGGAGGCGGTGGCCGGGCCACGAAGACATCTGCTCAAGGTCTGGGATCACCCGGGGAGGCTGAGGCAGGTGACATCAGGTCTGGAAGGTTATAAAAGGCAGGGGCTGATCTATTTTGGGTCTTTGTACGTTTTCACCAGCTAAAGAGGAGGGGCACCCCAGAGCGACCCCCCCGCAGCTGCTGCAGGATCCTGACGAGGTAAAGGGGATCCTGCGACCTGAACTCAGACAAACCCCGAAGGGCTCCCAAGGGAAAGGCGAGCTCGTGAGCGGCACTGCGGTGGGAAATGGTTGTTTCCTTGTGATCTGGGCTCTCTGGGCTCTGTTAAGTGCTAGAACCCTGCACGTGGTGTCTTGTGTGCTCCATGCTACACTGAACACCTGGCCCCTGGAAGAGGGAACCCAGCTGGCCAACACCTTTGGGGGGAGTTCTGGGAGAAGTGGGGTGTGACgctgtatggaatatgggagacCATTTATaatactagtttcagagtagcagccgtgttagtctgtatccacaaaaagaacaggaggacttgtggcaccttagagactaacaaatttatttgagtgtaagctttcatgagctacagctcacttcatcggatgcatttgtagtcactaaggtgccacaagtactccttttcttttataatattagtgataccaatattataaacttgcaaggaatctgaccagatatgTCGTGTGAAGTATCTGCagaaatgttatgatttgccaaaTATGTTTATCTTGTTTATGTACtggtatcacctttgtattgggAGTGtatatgatttaattggggattggtcctgctttgagcagggggttggactagatgacctcctgaggtcccttccaaccctgatactctatgattctatatgtatgtctgtatttcaaacttgtgctgtgcatcTGGGTGACAGCCCCACActgattggcatcagcactgccttgcctgcttgatggcccatcaagggacaTCGACTGTACAATGAGCCTATTGAAAGGAACCAGGGAAGACACCCTATgtctcagcaaggcatgcaggggcatgcctatgCTATGGACACAACTCTAAGGGCACGTCTTCATTAGCAATGTTAACAACGAGGaggccggtggcaccttaaagacttaaggatatgtctacactacgaaattaggtcgaatttatagaagttggttttttagaaatcggttttatatattcgagtgtgtgtccccccacagaaaatgctctaagtgcattaactcggcggagtgcttccacagtaccgaagctagagtcgacttccggagcgttgcactgtgggtagctatcccacagttcccgcagtctccgctgcccattggaattctgggttgagattccaatgcctgatggggctaaaacattgtcgcgggtggttctgggtacatatcgtcaggcccccgttccctccctccctccgtgaaagcaagggcagacaatcgttttgcgccttttttcctgagttacctgtgcagacgccataccacagcaagcatggagcctgctcagctcactgtcaccgtatgtctcctgggtgctggcagacgtggtactgcattgctacacagcagcagcaacccattgccttgtggcagcagacggtgcaataggactggtagccgccatcgtcatgtctgaggtgctcctggtcgcctctgtgaggtcaatcaggagtgcctgggcagacatgggtgcagggactaaatttggagtgacttgatcaggtcattctctttagtcctgcagtcagtcctattgaaccatcttatggtgagcaggcaggtgatacggattgctagcagtcctattgcatcatcttccgccgggcaggcaagagatgaggatggctagcagttctattgtaccgtcttctgccgagcagccatgagatgtggatggcatgcagtccttctgcaccgtctgctgccagccaaagatgtaaaaaatagatggagtggatcaaagcaagaaatagaccagatttgttttgtactcatttgcaaaccccccgccccctgtctaggggactcattcctctagatcacactgcagccactcacagagaaggtgcagcgaggtaaatctagccatgtatcaatcagaggccagactaacctccttgttccaataagaacaataacttaggtgcaccatttcttattggaaccctccgtgaagtcctgcctgaaatactccttgatgtaaagccaccccctttgttgattttaactccctgtaagccaaccctgtaagccgtgtcgtcagtcgcccctccctgcgtcagagcaatggcaaacagtcgtgcatctgagttgagagtgctgtccagagtagtcacaatggagcactctgggatagctcctggaggccaataccgtcgaattgtgtccacagtaccccaaattcgacccggcaaggccgatttaagcgctaatccacttgtcaggggtggagtaaggaaatcgattttaagagccctttaagtcgaaataaagggcttcatcgtgtggacaggtgcaggtttacatcgatttaacactgctaaatttgacctaaagtcctagtgtagaccaggactaacagatttatttgggcataagctttcgtgggtaaaaaaacccacttcttcagacccactttttcactccatgcctctgacgaagtgggttttttacccatgaaagcttatgcccaaataaatctgttagtctttcaggtgctaccggactcctcgttgtttttgtggatgcagactaacacggctgccctcTGATACTTGCTagcaacgttaaagcactgctgtggccgcactttaatgtggcttgtgtcgTCGCGGcatagcgctgggagagagcaaaaacccacctccacgaggggcatagctcctagcgctggggcactgtctacacgggcactttacagcgctgaagtTTGCAGAGCTCAGGGGGGTGTTTCTTCACACCCCatagtgagaaagttgcagcactgtaaagtgccagcgtagacaagccctaagtcttcCAGGCCACGTCCTGTGAAGCTTGAATTTGGAACAAAAGAAATACAAGCTGCCTGataaaagactataaaaggcagctgcatcttctccgttttgtcttcattcctgtttcttacctctggagtaaccaTTGTACAaaggaagctctgaacaaaggactgaatgacccatccaagctgtggatgtgttccagagggactttcaagccagcaaactcaccaatactgctaggaacctggtatatggactttgaagtctttgcaTGTATGTGACTGCTTcaccatttaacatctctcttcttgttctttcttttttctttataataaacctttagttttagacactaaaggattggctggcagcatggtattttgggtaagatcgaAGCCTATGCTGACCCGGTActatggctgaccctttggggtcagaagaacactttgtatagtgagcagagttttaaataacttctcactttacTAGACCTATTTGCTGATTGGGaaccagagaactggaatgcaataaagggggctgtgtgatttctctTTTGcatcttgataaccagtgtgggaaTCAGAATTACAGTTTGTGACTGTTTGAggagtttaacttcagttttcagagtagcagctgtgttagtctgtatttgcaaaaagaaaaggagtacagtggccactgaatgcatccgatgaagtgagctgtagctcacgaaagcttatgctcaaataaatttgtttgtctctaaggtgccacaagtcctccttttcttttaacttcagtgttataCACCAGTCTTGGGaggatctgctctcccttttgcagcctgccctgaccttggcatttccagtgagtgCTACCCCAGGCACACCGGGTCATAGGGGGGTTTAAGTTCCTGGGCTATTTTGGGGTCAGTGTTGGGCCTGGGGGCCTAAGgcaggtgggctgtggagctCCGTTTCTGTGAAGGAGTGAGAGTCAGTGCCCAGGAAATGTGCCCCAGAGGCCACAGGAGACATcagtgctgcagcctgctgagaCCACGGGAAGCTCAGAGCACCCAGGGGGAAGGCGGGGGTGTGTTCAGTATCTGGACCCCCATAGCGATCTGGTGAGCCACCAGCAGGGACAGCCCGACCTGATCTGGGACAGAGGCCTGTATGGGGTGTCAAaatttgactcagactcacaatttatcagaccactctgttttattagcaaagctgctctgctaatacatttagaagtgagccccccgagtggggcttgtgtcttttaatttatacagttttttggagaacaagttacagagaagttacagacaaaagaagaaaaagattttagtcaccacccttcgagatccctgagaccagtcatgtatcttcaattacctgccacccttaacaatctcctttaacagcttccagtcaacttaactaattgcccttcacaccttccattctgatgcctgcttcttagacctgctggctctatcttaattgcttctccattcaaaagctaactgtccctatgtgtgctccctcagatactttgtaacatgttttggcatgccctctcatatacaatgtatccagcatgtccccttatacaatgttatacttccacagggGGAAATAGGAGAGGGAGGCAGAGTTGTGCCCCCCTGCCTGTGCTCTGGCCCTAGGTACCAGAGCCCTGGAGTCAGGGGAAGAACTGAGCCAGAGAAGCATCAGCAGACCCAGATCCAAGTTTATTCATTGCACTGGGCACAAGAGGCCCAGCATGGTTATGTGccagggcccagggcaggggcagcaggccGGGTGGGGCTCTCcggtgccccaggctggggctgggcatcACTCCAGGCCTATCTTGCAGCAGCGTGCGGCCGTCCAGTCGATGCCGGCGCACTGGCAGTGGCAGGTGGAGTCGGTGTGAATGTCCCAGGAGCCGCAGCCCATTCCGCAGGCGCAGCCCGTGGGCTTGTAccctgtggggggatgggggaggtggggttaggGAAGCAGCTGGTGGCAGGATGGGAGTCATGGGCGGCAGTGAGGTGCCCtgctgtctcctcctccccagcccccagggcatGGCCCTGTGGCTCCCTTGCAGCCAGGCCACTGCCCAAGCAAGGGAGGTCAGTGAGACGTCCCAGGGGTCTGATCCAGGGGCCCACATTGGTCCCAGTTCTACAGCATCCAGTGCCCCCAGGGACTCGGGAGTGGTGCGAATGCCATTGCTCCAGGCACCTGGCAGCGTAAGTGCAGGGAGGCCCCAGTCAGGCTGGTGGTCCATCGCTGCCCCAGCTCAACACCCCCCAGGactgcagagggggtggggtctgggcccCAACGGCCCCTCCCTCCTTGGGCCTGTGGGGCACTCGGGAAAGTTCTCTCACCTGCTGGGCAGGAGACAAGTGCCCCACGCGCCGAGACGTCCTGGCAGAGTAGCTTGGCTTTGGCCAGGGTGGCGGACACTGCAAGGCAAGAGGCAGAGTTGTAGCCAGCAGGACCCTGGGTGCAGAaaggctgcccctccccccaggctcagGTGGAGAGaagctgcctctgccccagctgTTACCTGCACAGGTGgaacccacccagccccactccatgtggcgctctgctcccccgaGTGGTGGCTGGGCTACATACAGCCGCAGCGCCAGGAGCTGGGTGCTCTCTCACTCAGGCagtagagcagcggttctcagtTTTCAATccatgggccacatgcggcccacaTAGCGCACAATTgtggctcagctgtgtgctaaaaaattttcaaaatttgccGCTCTGATCTGGAAGCTGGCTGAGAGGGGAGATAGCATCTGGCAGCCTGCTGgacagctcctgccagccgggggcTGGTGAGTGCCACAGGGGGACAGGGTGCGAGAGAGTGGGTCTCTGGGCcggtttgtggggagggggggcactctGGGAAATGAGGAGCTGGGGGACGCTGGGAACTAGGCTTTTGTGGGGGTTCTGCAACACCCCCAGGTTTTAGGCTGCCCGGCCCCATGCTGTGGGGTCTGGCTGCCCTGCCACGTGCTGTAGAGGAGTCTCTGGGCGGGGGCCAATGGGCATAGGGGACAGTGGAGGGCTTTGTGGGGGggcgctgtggttctcaacctgcaacccacgtaacacattgtgggccgcatatggttgagaaccactgcagtagagGCTCCTGCTTTGAGATCTGGAGGTCCCGGGTTTGATGCCTGTTGCCCACAGCCGCCCAGAAGAGTGTTATCCAGGGGAAGCCAATGGGCATCCAGAAAGACCGCCCCCCCCTCTGCCCTGGGCTGTGAAcaaagggcaggggcagaggcagcagaAATAACTCCTAGCTGCTTCCCCCTGCCGATACACTCATGTCTGTGCAAGCAGCAGCCCGCCATGGTCTGCAGGGTGCTGGGACAGCTGCATGGGCTGGCGTGGGTGAACTTGGATGCTGCAGCTCATATCAGGCCCCCTCCGCCACCTTACCCTCCTGGTAGCCCTGTGTGTGGGCTGAGGAGGGGCTGAGAAGGGTGGACTGAGAGACCCCAGccagtcctgctcagcccctggggtGAGGTGGTGCTCGCTGTGCAGATGTCACCTCATGGACCTGGTCTCCAGATGCTCCCATGGGGTGACTGACCAATCCAATGGGtctgtggctaaggcactgggctgggctggcctgCAGGAGATGTGGGTTTAATTCCTGCCTCTGTCCCCAACTCCCTGTGTGAGTCTCTTGGTCCCTCTGGGCTTCGGTTCCTCTCTGTGCAATGGGCGTGACGATCCATCTCTtggcagctctttggggcagggagcatctcacCATGgcctgtgcagcgcctggcatgaTGAGGCCCAGAGCGCAGCCACTGGAATAGAACTAACAGAAATGCCGGCTCCGGCCTGAACTGAAGCTAAGGAACAGGAAGCCCCAAGGGTTCTAGCTCCCCCTCGCCCCGTTTACACACTGaacggggctggctgggagcagagctgggatgggCAGTGAGAGAGCTTCCCTGGGTGGGTTGGCAGAAGTAGGGATCGAACATGGGACCCCTGGAGTCTCTGCTGTCTAAGTCAAAGCCCCAGGCCTCTCAGCTCAGAGGCAGTAGCAGAAACTATGTGGCCCAACCACTAGATAGCCACAGTTTGGGGTACAAATAATTTTGCTCTTGTGTGTGGGCTTGTTCCACCTCCCCCTCATGTGTTATACCTGTTTCCCCACACCATCTCCAGTGTATTCTTACTGCAAACACTTGGGTGCCAGCTGCATTAGGTGCCTGCAGGGTTTGGCAGTGGCTGAGCGGGAGTTACGTGGCTCGCAGGGTGTCTAAAAACACAGCAcgtttgtggatctgggccagagaggcaaagtgacttacTCATGATCACACAGGGCGTCTGTGTCAGAGGGGGAGCTTGAACCCAGACCACCCCAGTTGAAGGCTTACGTGCTAATCACTGTACCATCCTGCCCGGGCTCACTGCTCAGCTGTGCATTAGTGAGATatgacccaggcagtgtgagtgacTGGCTCCCAGCACATGATGAATTGCAAAGCCAGCTCCCTCGCCCAGTCTGGGGGCTCAGAGCAGAGATTGCCAGAGCTTCTCCTTTAGCTGCAAAGTCCTACCCCCTGCTTCCCCTAGCTGGGAAACCCCATCTCTGTGGGAGACACCCCCCGGTCCAATGGACAGTTACAGATGGAACTAACTGCTGCCTGCACCTTCAGATCGACCATGCTGTCAATGTTGCACTGAGCATCCGTGTGGCGTGCGGGCATCATGAGGGCGAGCAGCAGGAACACGGCAGCCTTCATCACGGTAGGTGCTGAGCCACCTGCAGGGGAGAGACCCCGTCAATGCGTGagaccccaggacaggagccctCTGGAACCCATGGCCAGAGCCAAGGTGCATTCACAAGGCATCAGAGCGGGGTACAGGCATGTGGGAGTGAGGGTCAGAGGGGGGGACAGGCAGGCCCAAGGGTGCAGGAAAGGATGGCAGGGATTTCCTTAGGGGGTGTACACCCCCCCTGAATGTCTCCaacactccaccccctccccccccacccccatccccagtgaTGAGCCAGTTCcatgcagtgttgccagtttagtcagttggaaatttgaattgaaactgaaacattgatacacactttaaaagcttATAAAGCACATGATAAAATACTTGTACCCGAGAAAGCATAATGGGTTTGAAAAGTTTGAACAAAGACCagcttcctcacacagctgttaTTTATGACAAGGTAGGCACATTTGTTTCAGCTATATTGGCCAACATAATAATTTCCGAGTACGATTGGTAAGCCAGGTCTGAGTgagctgtcccctgacagccAGTGATGAGCCAGGGGGTGggtggaaaggcttcaggaccagatagtatttGCATGAatacacctactctgcctaggtatccagcagacagagctgtgttggcCAAGTGCGGCGGGATGGGCCAGCTGCCCCACACACGTATCCCAGGTGTCAGTCAGGATCATACTCTGTGTGGCCAGCCCATCCTGCTGGGACACGCTATTCCTCGCAGAGGCACCCTGTAGCCCCCATGTTCACcatttgtatataattgtgatactGCATATAAAACAGGCCAGGTAAGGTATCGTGGGAAAAGTTATGATCTGATGAAAGCCACTGTTCTGTCTAAATATGTGTATCTTGAGCCCATATGAAGTTATgggaattgtgttgtatggttgtcactaaaacatgctgtgaGTTGTGGAATCACTCAGATATAGCTCCCCAGAAACAACAAGGGAGCTAACCAGTGCCCGGGTGTGTGtcaaccatcaacagccattgtccagcaaggcaGCTACAATTTAATGACTCACTTGCACAAGGTCagaccaggggaattgctcaaccttgcctggggactcagccacAGACATGACAGGATTTGGGTTCTAGAAGcacattctttaaacttaaggcAATaaacaccccctgataaaaacaaaacaacaaaggaaaGAGTTTCAGGAGTAAAAAGGAAATGCAAGCAGAAGTCCTGCCCcccaacagagtgggggctatccagtttattgaaCTCAATACAGCATGCACGATTaactgccctatgggcaggtggctcCTGTGTGCATTCAATGCAAGCAGCTGCTGGCTCTCAGAGACCACATATGGGCTTTGCAGACCAGAgtggtacatagatgagactttccgggataaagtagaatggtcccacccctGGACTGACAGCCTCTGAGCttttgaggaggatgaaagtctcagggaaggagaacattcaactggagcagagggaaataatCCTATAGTTGGGACACTCCTTCCAAATAATGTTGTGGTATCTTGCACAGAGGATACCTCTTCggggggtggggactgggactccagttattaggaagagacaggtattagtaatgagccattcgatcattagaaacatagatagctgggtttgcgatgactgggagaaccgcatggtgacttgcctgcctggtgcaaaagttgcagatctctcgagacatctagatagacttatgtgtagtgcagggaaggagccagtggtcatggtacatataggtaccaatgacatagggaaggataggagagaggtcctggaagccaaatttaggctgctaggtaagagactgAAGTCCAGGCCCTCCagggtagcattctctgaaatgcttccagttccacgcgcagggccagttagacaggcagaagtTCAGGGACTCAAtacatggatgagatgatggtgtagggaggagggggttaGATTTATTCAGAACTGAAGAACCTTTTGGGAATGGGGGAACCTACAGAGGAAGTCAGGGGCACAATttaggggagttggggggggcagggccccccccGAGTTTCCTACAGGAGATATGCTCCCAGGTGGAGCTCTCAACTGCAGCATACCTGTgactttcccctctggtgttatctggaccggtgatctgctaggccactccaatccttgactctgggagccagccttaccctgctctgctgtgagaacccccactccggGGCTGTTCAGGCACAgcttctggcatgtaagctgcttggattgtgcaaccgaatgacactagccagtatctccggtcccagacacaaccctaggaacctccatcttgcagtgtccagttatgcccgctggacactgcaagcttatatgagtttgtcagtttaacaaagaaattgatatgcaccaggcttgttatcccaaggagagtctctgacatgcttcaaaccaaatgcattgtttcaggtagaataaacaaacagatttattaactacaaagatagattttaaattattagaagtcaaagcacaacaagtcagattggtcaagtgaaataaaaacaatacgcattctaagctgattttaacactttcagtgcccttacaaatttatatgcttctcaccacaagctggctggttgcccttcagccaggctctcccctttgatcagcgcttcagtcacttggtggtgatgtctgtagatggaggtggaagagagagagagagagagcatggaaaatgtctctcctttttatcatgttctttcttccctctcggCTTTgcccccacttcagagtcaggtgagcattacctcattgtagtccctGATTGACCAAGGGAAGGTGGGTGACTCACTGGAGAGTCCAACAGGTCCTTTTTGCTGCCTGGGCctgtgtcctttgttcctgtgaggctgggctgagtTTGTCCCATTCGgcccctgatgaggtgtgaactgcccctctgctcctggagagtttttgcctgggcttgttttaaaccATGAGGACACAtgttcagcctcataactatatacatgaaattacaacctataacattactgtaacaacaattaccATAACATCACTacaacaacaatgctcagtgcatcatgagccttccgaaaacacccaacatgacaaactttgcattggataccacagtcatattataaggatgaacatgggggtatAGAGTGTTCCCCCGAagtacagaatgtcacacctcTCCCCTTAGTTTACTTCAAGAGGGTTACTCATTGGCTAGCTCTAAGACGGTTTGTGTTATGGTTCTCTTGGCATCCAGTCATTAAGGCCATGaggtggtgtgcctcagtttccccattcacacacagcaaaccaggatttttatggtttctctgctgtgacAAGCTTTAAACCTGTTTAAAGGTATTAACTGAAAAGTATCATTATCATAAGGTTTAACATCCACATCAAAATTCTTATCCCCATAACTTAACATTAATACCAAAAATTTTATCTCAGATGTGTATTTACAAGTATCTTTATGGTACCACAGCTTCTATTCAGATAGTCTGGTTTGAGGTTAGTTTGTTCATTACCCAGggtgtcctttgactctctcccatgtaaccagtcactggcttttctttccctccagtgttcccctctgtgtgggctcttaatttaatcatgtttctggaATTTTAGTGCCTCAGGGTCTGGCAAGATAGGTGTTCAGGGGGATTCTGCacattggctggccctttggggagtggtgtcccaaccccaggactgtacaCATGCAGAAAATCCAGCTCTCTTTTTGGGGTTACCCTGTGTTTCCTcctcccagcactgagtccttcCCTGCCCCGAGACAGCTGTgatccctgctctctgggctagGTGTGTTTACTCTTTGATCAGCTGCACTTCTTTGccataactgctccctgtctctcaccagcctgggggaaaaCACCCCCTTCTCTGTCAGTTGGGTCATTTGTGTTCTGGCAAACTACCATCTGGCAATTTCCTGGTCCCAACTCCTCTGTTATCACAGGTGTTGGAGCTGCATCTTGATGTAAAGAGACACAGTTatcagaaatgtttcagagtaacagccgtgttagtctgtattcgcagaaagaaaaggagtacttgtggcaccttagagactaacgaatttatttgagcatgagctttcgtgagctacagctcacttcatcagatgcataccgtggaaactgcagcagactctatatatacacagagaatatgaaacaatacctcctcccaccccactgtcctgctggtaatagcttatctaaaagccatttccagcacaaatccaggttttctcaccctccacccccccacacaaattcactctcctgctggtgatagcccatccaaagtgacaactctttacacaatgtgcatgataatgaagttaggccatttcctgcacaaatccaggttctctcactccctcacccccctccaaaaacccacccccatacacacacaaactcactctcctgctggtaatagctcatccaaactggccactctccaagtttaaatccaagttaaaccagaacatcggggggggggggtaggaaaaaacaagaggaaataggctaccttgcataatgacttagccactcccagtctctatttaagcctaaattaatagtatccaatttgcaaatgaattccaattcagcagtttctcgctggagtctggatttgaagtttttttgttttaagatagcgaccttcatgtctgtgattgcgtgaccagagagattgaagtgttctccgactggtttatgaatgttataattcttgacatctgatttgtgtccatttattcttttacgtagagttatcagaaatagcatcctgaaAAACTGGGACCTAGATTGAGGTACCCTCcgccacccctttctctgtccctgaaaagtcagctgtgtgactgctcccctccaggaggtccttctcaaaacctgggtcacagGCTGAGTGCCTGGGTGCACAGATGCTGACTTAGCCATCCTCCTAGTGTCCTGAGCATCCTGCCCCGAGTGACTAGggaggagacattcctgtacgcgcactattccttccccagtttcctcctctgggcttcctgtgatgttattgacatgaactgaaacctgggactgtatagatcattgtggcaaccaaggtcctgtagtagcaccaaatcttgtataaagggggtcaaataagat is a window encoding:
- the LOC144277807 gene encoding resistin-like, whose amino-acid sequence is MKAAVFLLLALMMPARHTDAQCNIDSMVDLKVQAAVSSILSATLAKAKLLCQDVSARGALVSCPAGYKPTGCACGMGCGSWDIHTDSTCHCQCAGIDWTAARCCKIGLE